One Malania oleifera isolate guangnan ecotype guangnan chromosome 9, ASM2987363v1, whole genome shotgun sequence DNA segment encodes these proteins:
- the LOC131163395 gene encoding uncharacterized protein LOC131163395: MFREFMQFHVTTNNQSNQAFSELRDTMNKISTQLNTLEKRKFPTQPQPNPQVYRQQQQLVHNVLGDAFESTKAVITLSSKNEVSHPEIPINRQIVTPTPEVIAERDKGKEKSNEASSSSKKSGNKEDVTVKEYQPVVPYPQRLTSGHKNKYHIEIQEIFKQVEINIPLLDAIQQLEAFDEKLSGSEGQFLEIDGSPHLLDASYTSSWCKPTFEAIDLPEIMKSSKEEIPTLELKPLPEELKYVFLGLVEGTFPVVISSHLTLKQETELLQEFDITIRDKKDVKNVVVDHLSHLQLPDVSVSPSPLNDDFPDERLFAVSHASWFADIVNYLVTNRMPEHWLTQDKPKFHAEINFSLDDAKGLRKLQVCELEESRREAYDNARLAKERMKLHVFPGKLKYGVTHTSLKKFILMAR; encoded by the exons ATGTTTCGGGAATTCATGCAGTTTCATGTCACGACCAACAATCAAAGTAATCAAGCCTTCAGTGAACTGAGAGataccatgaataagataagcACACAGCTAAATACCTTAGAAAAAAGGAAATTTCCtacacagcctcagcctaatcctcaagtatATCGACAGCAACAGCAACTGGTGCACAATGTTTTAGGGGATGCTTTTGAGTCAActaaggcagttattaccttgagTAGCAAAAATGAAGTTTCCCATCCTGAAATACCTATTAATCGACAAATAGTTACTCCAACACCTGAAGTGATAGCTGAGagagataaaggaaaagaaaaatcaaatgaagcAAGCTCAAGTTCAAAGAAGTCAGGTAATAAAGAGGATGTGactgttaaggagtatcaacctgtggtaccctatcctcagcgGTTGACATCTGGTCATAAAAATAAGTATCACATTgagatccaagaaatattcaaacaggtggagatcaacattccacttttgGATGCTATACAGCAA CTTGAGGCATTTGATGAAAAATTGTCAGGATCAGAGGGGCAGTTTCtagagatagatggttcccctcactTGTTGGATGCAAGTTACACGAGTAGTTGGTGTAAGCCAACATTTGAGGCTATTGACCTGCCCGAAATTATGAAGTCATCAaaagaagaaattccaacacttgagttgaaaccattgcctgaaGAGCTGAAATATGTTTTCTTGGGTCTAGTAGaaggcacattccctgtggtaatttcttctcaccttactctTAAACAAGAAACTGAGTTATTGCAG GAATTTGACATCACTATTCGAGATAAAAAGGATGTGAAAAATGTTGTAGTTGACCATCTCTCTCATTTGCAGCTACCTGATGTGTCTGTATCTccctctcccttaaatgatgattttcctgatgagCGTCTTTTTGCAGTGTCACACGCTTCGTGGTTTGCCGATATTGTGAATTACCTTGTCACCAATCGAATGCCAGAACATTGGTTAACTCAGGATAAGCCTAAGTTCCATGCGGAG attaacttttcacttgatgatgctaAAGGTTTAAGGAAATtacaggtatgtgagcttgaagagtctaggagggaagcttatGACAATGCTCGCTTAgccaaggagcggatgaa attgcatgtgtttcctgggaaactAAAGTATGGGGTGACCCATACgtcgttgaaaaagttcattctcatggcgcGGTAA